A region from the Cannabis sativa cultivar Pink pepper isolate KNU-18-1 chromosome 9, ASM2916894v1, whole genome shotgun sequence genome encodes:
- the LOC115724112 gene encoding CRS2-associated factor 2, mitochondrial isoform X2, whose translation MLKLLPWRRQSSPLKCQAIFLISRFLTQDAYDPPFALLSEPKKTQPRNNDPKPKKAPTQRPLKSDLPFDFIYSYSESNPSVEPIGFRESPKFSPFGPGRLDRKWTGTTAPARKVPDLDKLAKERSRVLGDPLTEDEVSELVERYRHNDCSRQINLGKGGVTHNMLLDIHNHWKRAEAVRIKCLGVPTLDMDNGKSGGKIIYRHINVLLLYRGRNYDHKNRPVIPVMLWKPYAPIYPKLVKNVAEGLTFEETKELRNQGLNSHPLMILTRNGVYVNVVDRVREAFETEEVVRLDCTHVGTSDCKKIGVKLRDLVPCVPILFKDEQIILWRGKSDSNKTSEN comes from the exons ATGTTGAAGCTGCTCCCATGGCGGCGTCAATCTTCACCCCTGAAATGCCAAGCCATTTTTCTTATCTCTCGTTTCCTAACCCAAGACGCTTACGACCCGCCCTTTGCTCTTCTCTCCGAACCCAAGAAAACCCAACCTCGAAACAATGACCCCAAACCCAAGAAAGCCCCGACTCAACGACCTCTCAAGTCGGATCTTCCCTTCGATTTCATTTATTCGTATTCGGAGTCTAATCCCTCCGTGGAACCCATCGGATTCCGAGAATCCCCCAAATTCTCACCTTTCGGCCCTGGCCGGCTTGACCGTAAATGGACTGGGACTACTGCTCCGGCCCGGAAGGTCCCTGACCTGGATAAGCTGGCGAAGGAACGGAGTCGGGTTCTTGGAGACCCACTTACGGAGGACGAAGTTTCCGAACTGGTTGAACGGTACCGCCATAACGATTGTTCCCGGCAGATCAATTTGG GGAAGGGGGGAGTGACTCATAACATGTTGCTCGATATCCATAACCATTGGAAGAGAGCTGAAGCTGTAAGGATCAAGTGTTTGGGTGTACCTACTCTTGATATGGATAAT GGAAAATCTGGTGGGAAGATTATATACAGGCACATTAACGTCCTCCTTCTATATCGGGGTCGAAATTATGATCATAAGAACAGACCAGTTATTCCTGTAATGTTGTGGAAGCCTTATGCACCCATTTATCCTAAGCTTGTGAAAAATGTCGCTGAAGGCTTGACATTTGAGGAAACAAAGGAATTGAGAAACCAAGGTCTCAACTCTCATCCTCTAATGATACTAA CTAGGAATGGTGTGTATGTCAATGTTGTTGACAGAGTGAGAGAGGCCTTTGAGACTGAAGAGGTAGTGAGACTTGACTGCACCCATGTCGGTACCAGTGACTGCAAGAAGATAGGTGTGAAACTAAGG GATCTTGTACCTTGCGTACCCATATTGTTCAAAGACGAGCAGATCATACTCTGGAGGGGAAAATCAGATAGTAACAAGACTTCAGAGAATTGA
- the LOC115724112 gene encoding CRS2-associated factor 2, mitochondrial isoform X1 — protein sequence MLKLLPWRRQSSPLKCQAIFLISRFLTQDAYDPPFALLSEPKKTQPRNNDPKPKKAPTQRPLKSDLPFDFIYSYSESNPSVEPIGFRESPKFSPFGPGRLDRKWTGTTAPARKVPDLDKLAKERSRVLGDPLTEDEVSELVERYRHNDCSRQINLGKGGVTHNMLLDIHNHWKRAEAVRIKCLGVPTLDMDNVCFHLEGKSGGKIIYRHINVLLLYRGRNYDHKNRPVIPVMLWKPYAPIYPKLVKNVAEGLTFEETKELRNQGLNSHPLMILTRNGVYVNVVDRVREAFETEEVVRLDCTHVGTSDCKKIGVKLRDLVPCVPILFKDEQIILWRGKSDSNKTSEN from the exons ATGTTGAAGCTGCTCCCATGGCGGCGTCAATCTTCACCCCTGAAATGCCAAGCCATTTTTCTTATCTCTCGTTTCCTAACCCAAGACGCTTACGACCCGCCCTTTGCTCTTCTCTCCGAACCCAAGAAAACCCAACCTCGAAACAATGACCCCAAACCCAAGAAAGCCCCGACTCAACGACCTCTCAAGTCGGATCTTCCCTTCGATTTCATTTATTCGTATTCGGAGTCTAATCCCTCCGTGGAACCCATCGGATTCCGAGAATCCCCCAAATTCTCACCTTTCGGCCCTGGCCGGCTTGACCGTAAATGGACTGGGACTACTGCTCCGGCCCGGAAGGTCCCTGACCTGGATAAGCTGGCGAAGGAACGGAGTCGGGTTCTTGGAGACCCACTTACGGAGGACGAAGTTTCCGAACTGGTTGAACGGTACCGCCATAACGATTGTTCCCGGCAGATCAATTTGG GGAAGGGGGGAGTGACTCATAACATGTTGCTCGATATCCATAACCATTGGAAGAGAGCTGAAGCTGTAAGGATCAAGTGTTTGGGTGTACCTACTCTTGATATGGATAATGTGTGCTTTCATCTGGAG GGAAAATCTGGTGGGAAGATTATATACAGGCACATTAACGTCCTCCTTCTATATCGGGGTCGAAATTATGATCATAAGAACAGACCAGTTATTCCTGTAATGTTGTGGAAGCCTTATGCACCCATTTATCCTAAGCTTGTGAAAAATGTCGCTGAAGGCTTGACATTTGAGGAAACAAAGGAATTGAGAAACCAAGGTCTCAACTCTCATCCTCTAATGATACTAA CTAGGAATGGTGTGTATGTCAATGTTGTTGACAGAGTGAGAGAGGCCTTTGAGACTGAAGAGGTAGTGAGACTTGACTGCACCCATGTCGGTACCAGTGACTGCAAGAAGATAGGTGTGAAACTAAGG GATCTTGTACCTTGCGTACCCATATTGTTCAAAGACGAGCAGATCATACTCTGGAGGGGAAAATCAGATAGTAACAAGACTTCAGAGAATTGA
- the LOC115724112 gene encoding CRS2-associated factor 2, mitochondrial isoform X3 produces the protein MTPNPRKPRLNDLSSRIFPSISFIRIRSLIPPWNPSDSENPPNSHLSALAGLTVNGLGLLLRPGRSLTWISWRRNGVGFLETHLRRTKFPNWLNGTAITIVPGRSIWGGVTHNMLLDIHNHWKRAEAVRIKCLGVPTLDMDNVCFHLEGKSGGKIIYRHINVLLLYRGRNYDHKNRPVIPVMLWKPYAPIYPKLVKNVAEGLTFEETKELRNQGLNSHPLMILTRNGVYVNVVDRVREAFETEEVVRLDCTHVGTSDCKKIGVKLRDLVPCVPILFKDEQIILWRGKSDSNKTSEN, from the exons ATGACCCCAAACCCAAGAAAGCCCCGACTCAACGACCTCTCAAGTCGGATCTTCCCTTCGATTTCATTTATTCGTATTCGGAGTCTAATCCCTCCGTGGAACCCATCGGATTCCGAGAATCCCCCAAATTCTCACCTTTCGGCCCTGGCCGGCTTGACCGTAAATGGACTGGGACTACTGCTCCGGCCCGGAAGGTCCCTGACCTGGATAAGCTGGCGAAGGAACGGAGTCGGGTTCTTGGAGACCCACTTACGGAGGACGAAGTTTCCGAACTGGTTGAACGGTACCGCCATAACGATTGTTCCCGGCAGATCAATTTGG GGGGGAGTGACTCATAACATGTTGCTCGATATCCATAACCATTGGAAGAGAGCTGAAGCTGTAAGGATCAAGTGTTTGGGTGTACCTACTCTTGATATGGATAATGTGTGCTTTCATCTGGAG GGAAAATCTGGTGGGAAGATTATATACAGGCACATTAACGTCCTCCTTCTATATCGGGGTCGAAATTATGATCATAAGAACAGACCAGTTATTCCTGTAATGTTGTGGAAGCCTTATGCACCCATTTATCCTAAGCTTGTGAAAAATGTCGCTGAAGGCTTGACATTTGAGGAAACAAAGGAATTGAGAAACCAAGGTCTCAACTCTCATCCTCTAATGATACTAA CTAGGAATGGTGTGTATGTCAATGTTGTTGACAGAGTGAGAGAGGCCTTTGAGACTGAAGAGGTAGTGAGACTTGACTGCACCCATGTCGGTACCAGTGACTGCAAGAAGATAGGTGTGAAACTAAGG GATCTTGTACCTTGCGTACCCATATTGTTCAAAGACGAGCAGATCATACTCTGGAGGGGAAAATCAGATAGTAACAAGACTTCAGAGAATTGA
- the LOC133031242 gene encoding secreted RxLR effector protein 161-like, with protein MHACSHGKAPIVKVDKFSKGQCPQNDKEKDEMKVVPYASLVGSLMYAQVCTHPDIAFVVGMLGRYLSDPGLSHWKVAKKVMRYLQGTKDHMLTYRRADTLDIVGFSDADYARCMDVNKSTSGYIFMMARGAVSWKSVKQTLTASSTMEAKYMVCYEATCQVI; from the coding sequence ATGCATGCTTGTTCACATGGAAAGGCACCAATAGTAAAAGTtgataaattctcaaagggTCAATGTCCACAAAATGATAAAGAGAAAGATGAAATGAAAGTGGTTCCTTATGCGTCACTTGTGGGTAGCCTAATGTACGCTCAAGTATGCACACACCCTGATATTGCTTTTGTTGTTGGCATGTTGGGTAGATACTTGAGTGATCCTGGACTTAGCCATTGGAAAGTGGCTAAAAAGGTCATGCGGTATCTTCAGGGTACCAAGGATCATATGTTGACTTATCGGCGAGCTGACACTCTTGATATAGTTGggtttagtgatgctgattatGCAAGATGCATGGATGTTAATAAATCCACATCAGGCTACATTTTCATGATGGCTAGAGGAGCTGTTTCgtggaaaagtgtcaaacagacactcACAGCATCCTCAACAATGGAGGCAAAGTATATGGTGTGTTATGAGGCTACATGTCAAGTAATATGA
- the LOC115702080 gene encoding purple acid phosphatase 18: MMDPKPEPVFLSFLVLCFISVLILVNVEADYVRPPPRKDLHFPWSLKPSSHPQQVHISLAGDNHMRITWITDDKSAPSLVEYGTSPGRYTSVAQGESTSYDYMLYSSGTIHHTVIGPLEHGTVYFYRCGGDGEEFQLKTPPAQFPITFAVAGDLGQTGWTKSTLEHIDQCKYDVHLLPGDLSYANYVQRRWDTFGELVQPLASARPWMVTEGNHEKEYIPFIKDGFQSYNARWKMPYEESGSSSNLYYSFEVSGIHLIMLGSYTDYDEYSDQYRWLKADLSKVDRKKTPWLVVLFHVPWYNSNKAHQGEGDQMMAAMEPLLYAASVDLVFAGHVHAYERSKRVNNGRSDRCGAVHITIGDGGNGEGLAHKYKNPQPEWSEFREASFGHGELKMVNSTHAFWSWHRNDDDEPVRSDQIWITSLVSSGCVAEKGYELRKMLLAP, from the exons ATGATGGATCCAAAACCAGAACCCGTCTTCTTGTCCTTCCTTGTACTTTGCTTCATCTCTGTGTTGATTCTCGTCAATGTTGAAGCCGACTACGTTCGACCCCCGCCTCGTAAAGATCTTCACTTTCCATGGAGCCTAAAGCCATCTTCTCATCCTCAGcag GTACACATATCTTTAGCTGGAGATAACCACATGCGAATCACGTGGATAACTGATGATAAATCTGCTCCTTCTCTGGTTGAGTATGGAACATCCCCAGGCAGATACACATCTGTGGCTCAAGGGGAAAGTACCTCTTATGATTATATGTTATATAGTTCTGGAACGATACACCACACTGTTATTGGGCCTTTGGAACATGGCACTGTTTATTTTTACCGGTGTGGAGGTGATGGTGAGGAGTTTCAGCTCAAGACCCCTCCAGCTCAGTTTCCGATCACTTTCGCAGTGGCTGGGGATTTGGGTCAAACTGGCTGGACTAAATCAACCTTAGAACACATTGACCAGTGCAAGTATGATGTGCATTTGCTTCCTGGAGATCTTTCATATGCTAATTATGTACAGAGAAGGTGGGACACTTTTGGTGAGCTTGTGCAGCCTCTTGCAAGTGCAAGACCTTGGATGGTAACAGAAGGCAACCACGAAAAGGAGTACATTCCGTTTATAAAAGATGGATTTCAATCTTATAATGCTAGATGGAAGATGCCATACGAGGAGAGTGGATCAAGTTCCAATCTTTATTACTCTTTTGAAGTTTCAGGAATTCATCTCATTATGCTTGGTTCATACACTGACTATGATGAATATTCTGATCAATACAGGTGGTTGAAG GCTGATCTTTCAAAGGTGGACCGGAAAAAGACCCCATGGCTCGTTGTCCTATTCCATGTACCATGGTACAATAGTAACAAGGCTCATCAAGGCGAGGGAGACCAAATGATGGCAGCAATGGAGCCATTGCTTTATGCTGCAAGTGTTGATTTAGTGTTTGCTGGCCATGTTCATGCTTACGAACGCTCG AAACGTGTGAATAATGGAAGATCAGATCGTTGTGGTGCTGTTCACATAACCATTGGTGATGGAGGAAATGGAGAAGGCTTAGCTCACAA GTACAAAAACCCACAACCTGAGTGGTCTGAATTCCGGGAAGCAAGTTTTGGCCATGGCGAGCTGAAGATGGTGAACTCCACTCATGCCTTTTGGAGCTGGCACAGAAATGACGATGATGAGCCTGTAAGGTCTGATCAAATCTGGATAACGTCGTTGGTAAGTTCAGGATGTGTTGCTGAGAAGGGATATGAACTGAGGAAGATGCTTTTGGCACCATAG